Genomic window (Pyrinomonadaceae bacterium):
CTTTTCCCATCTAATCAACAATCTTCTGAATCTGTTCATCCATGAATGTGTTCTTTCAACAACCCACCTTCTTGCTCTGTATTTTGGTATTATTCTTCTTCTCTTCTTCTTTTTGTTACCATTATTGTAATCTTCTCCTCTTTTGCAAATATGCATAGTATAACCATATTCTTCAAGTAACTCATATACCTCAGGATAATCATAACCCTTGTCAAGGCAGATATGTTGTTGTTGTAATTCTCTTGATGATGATGATGATGATGATGGTAATGGTCTATGTATCACCATACTCAGAAGAGTTGATCTTGTCATCTTCATATCATGTCTATTAGCACCATCTATTGTGATTCCAATAGGAATACCTTGACCCTCTACCAAGAGACTACGTTTGGTGCCAGATTTACTTCTGTCTGTAGGATTTGGTCCTGTACTTTTTTCCCCCAAGCGGTGCTTTGGTTATTGCACCATCCATTGACTGCCATTTCCAATTTATACCAATTTTTTTATCGTATAATTTTAAACCATCAATCCACATTTGTTTGAATACACCATCTTTTCTCCATTGTTGAAACCTGTCATGTACAGTACTAGGTGCACCAAGACTTCGTGGTAATGCTTTCCACTGACATCCAGTACGTGTTATATAGAATATAGCTGTCATGGCTTTTCTATCATCCATTCTAGGACGTCCACTTTTCTTCTTACATTTTTTCTTTGGTAAAAGAAGGATAATCCTGTTCCATAATGAATCTGGTATTTCATATGATGAATCAATTCCAGAAGTTATAGAT
Coding sequences:
- a CDS encoding IS5 family transposase (programmed frameshift), whose amino-acid sequence is MISITSGIDSSYEIPDSLWNRIILLLPKKKCKKKSGRPRMDDRKAMTAIFYITRTGCQWKALPRSLGAPSTVHDRFQQWRKDGVFKQMWIDGLKLYDKKIGINWKWQSMDGAITKAPLGGKSTGPNPTDRSKSGTKRSLLVEGQGIPIGITIDGANRHDMKMTRSTLLSMVIHRPLPSSSSSSSRELQQQHICLDKGYDYPEVYELLEEYGYTMHICKRGEDYNNGNKKKKRRRIIPKYRARRWVVERTHSWMNRFRRLLIRWEKKEDNYMAILHFASAWITYKRGGVFG